A stretch of the Rosa rugosa chromosome 5, drRosRugo1.1, whole genome shotgun sequence genome encodes the following:
- the LOC133710156 gene encoding plant UBX domain-containing protein 7 codes for MKNNKRKKSKISDGGAEEAKPVAKVPKTSKPEMEAGSAEEQQSMVALFMEIAAGQTDETARRFLQATGWNLEEALQLFYVGNEAGAMAPPQPPAENASNLAEQSSGVNENVAQYGEDEVRAPMPVIRDVLYDDVALYGAGLLSSTSPMTRLPVSESGVIAFRNFNEELKHPGVWESNEGATSATDSSRDNLASLYRPPFQLLFQGSFEKAKCAASVQDKWLMVNLQSNSEFSSHMLNRDTWANEAVSQTIITNFIFWQTYDDTTEGRKVCTYYKLESMPVVLIIDPITGQKMRSWNGMVQPERLLEDLLPFMDSGPRDHHLALSNKRPRESSLPQPQNTNEQANEEDEEVQRALAASMGSMKETNETISKEEEEIITDKEEETSLPKVPTYPPLPEEPKGDKSLICRVGVRLPDGRRAQRNFLRIDPIQLLWSFCYSQLKEERPIRLTHAVPGATKCLDYDCESTFEESGLPNTMVSVTWE; via the exons atgaaaaacaataaaaggAAGAAGAGCAAAATCTCAGACGGAGGAGCAGAAGAAGCAAAACCCGTCGCCAAAGTCCCCAAAACG AGCAAGCCGGAGATGGAGGCGGGGTCAGCCGAGGAGCAGCAGAGCATGGTGGCTCTGTTTATGGAGATCGCCGCCGGCCAGACCGACGAGACCGCCCGGCGGTTTTTGCAG GCTACGGGTTGGAACCTAGAGGAAGCACTTCAGCTGTTTTATGTGGGTAATGAAGCGGGGGCGATGGCTCCACCGCAGCCGCCGGCTGAGAATGCTAGTAATTTGGCTGAACAGAGTTCTGG GGTGAATGAGAATGTGGCACAATATGGTGAGGATGAAGTGCGTGCCCCAATGCCGGTTATAAGGGACGTCCTGTATGATGATGTTGCACTCTATGGGGCTGG GTTGCTTTCATCTACATCACCAATGACAAGACTTCCAGTAAGCGAATCGGGTGTGATTGCATTCCGCAACTTTAATGAGGAATTGAAACATCCTGGAGTATGGGAATCAAATGAAGGTGCTACATCCGCGACAGATAGCTCTCGAGATAATCTCGCTTCCTTGTATCGTCCTCCCTTTCAGCTACTGTTCCAGGGTTCTTTTGAAAAG GCAAAGTGTGCTGCTTCCGTCCAGGACAAATGGCTCATGGTGAACTTGCAATCCAATTCGGAGTTCAGCTCCCATATG CTTAATCGAGACACCTGGGCTAATGAAGCTGTTTCTCAAACCATTATCACTAATTTTATCTTCTGGCAG ACATATGATGATACAACTGAAGGCAGGAAGGTTTGTACATACTACAAATTGGAATCTATGCCTGTTGTTCTCATCATTGACCCCATCACTGGGCAGAAAATGCGTTCATGGAATGGAATGGTTCAACCGGAACGTTTGCTGGAG GATCTATTACCCTTCATGGATAGTGGTCCCAGGGATCATCATTTAGCTTTATCCAACAAGCGGCCTAGGGAAAGTTCTCTGCCTCAGCCACAGAATACAAATG AACAAGCtaatgaagaagatgaggaagTGCAACGTGCATTAGCAGCTTCAATGGGGAGCATGAAGGAGACAAATGAAACCATttcgaaagaagaagaagagatcatTACTgacaaggaagaagaaacaTCCTTACCTAAAGTGCCTACATATCCACCTTTGCCTGAAGAACCCAAGGGTGATAAGAGCCTCATTTGCAGAGTTGGAGTCCGTCTTCCAGATGGGCGCAGGGCCCAGCGCAATTTTCTACGGATTGATCCTATTCAG CTTTTGTGGTCATTCTGCTATTCGCAGTTGAAGGAAGAAAGGCCCATTCGACTGACTCATGCAGTCCCCGGAGCTACAAAGTGTCTGGATTATGATTGTGAATCTACATTTGAAGAGTCTGGTCTCCCCAACACTATGGTCTCAGTCACTTGGGAGTGA
- the LOC133710280 gene encoding transcription factor bHLH110 isoform X1, whose amino-acid sequence MAAADQCRLDKTGNCVAISSSTQPNWWNHDHLHAAAAAAAAGSHLSASSWPWHQQQQQPNPNSNSSCDEDVSMSSTSFTNASNHSSLSVDSSRRLVDQRSASPNDYLNNIGEQVSDNQIWRQVLLSVGNNDLNSSMTHDVGENFLDALSSKNLSNTAMYEPACDYLKKLDNASSNWEFTNSSSAAATMHASNLNNFERQININGSFSSENLSNLVSTWSIAPPEPQVANSPFFNLPQVSCYGANNNLMKVESAAQLAGANLHGRPFSSDNGSNIDLIGLNNTMAADDSYYGSGNGLVMPDSYSSSNSARNFTDVISFNSRLGKPLMDHSHHAQKPSNFKSLINLSDNTSKKQGLQTSSPTRMSGRGQGTANESTGKKKRTDESSTSSEIVLKKPKQETSAVNSSSSVKMQAPKVKVADKITALQQIVSPFGKTDTASVLYEAIQYIKFLQDQVQVLLSSPYLKTNPHKQDPWGKLDQIRGDHHPKVDLKSRGLCLVPTSCTPPVYRENTGSDYWTPTYRGCLYR is encoded by the exons ATGGCAGCTGCTGACCAATGCCGACTCGACAAAACTGGAAATTGTGTTGCCATCTCTTCCTCTACACAACCAAACTGGTGGAATCATGATCACCTCCATGCAGCAGCTGCAGCTGCCGCTGCCGGCTCTCATCTCTCGGCTTCTTCGTGGCCGTGgcaccagcagcagcagcagccaaACCCTAACTCCAACTCTTCTTGCGATGAGGATGTTTCAATGTCCAGTACTTCCTTTACCAATGCCTCCAACCACTCCAGCCTCAGCGTTGATTCCTCTCGCAGACTCGTTGATCAGCGTTCTGCTTCGCCCAACGACTACTTGAATAATATTGGAGAACAGGTTTCTGATAATCAAATATGGAGACAAGTTCTATT AAGCGTCGGAAACAATGATTTGAACAGCAGTATGACTCATGATGTAGGAGAGAACTTCCTTGATGCACTATCATCCAAGAACTTGTCAAATACTGCTATGTACGAACCTGCTTGTGATTACTTGAAGAAATTGGACAACGCTAGTAGCAATTGGGAGTTCACTAACTCATCATCAGCTGCAGCTACTATGCATGCATCTAATCTCAACAATTTCGAAAGGCAAATCAACATTAATGGATCGTTTAGCAGCGAGAACTTGTCTAATCTAGTCAGCACCTGGTCCATTGCGCCACCTGAACCACAAGTAGCCAACAGCCCTTTCTTCAATCTTCCTCAAGTGTCATGTTACGGTGCTAATAATAATTTGATGAAAGTTGAAAGTGCAGCACAATTAGCTGGAGCAAACTTGCATGGAAGGCCATTTAGTTCTGATAATGGGAGCAATATTGACTTGATTGGCCTCAACAACACAATGGCTGCAGATGATAGCTACTATGGATCCGGAAATGGTTTAGTGATGCCCGATTCGTACTCTTCATCCAACAGTGCTAGAAATTTCACAGATGTCATATCTTTTAACAGTCGATTAGGCAAGCCGTTGATGGATCATAGTCACCATGCACAAAAGCCGAGTAACTTCAAATCTTTGATCAACTTATCTGATAACACTTCAAAGAAGCAAGGCCTCCAAACTTCTTCGCCG ACAAGAATGAGTGGAAGAGGACAAGGAACTGCAAATGAATCCACAGGGAAGAAGAAACGAACAGATGAGAGTAGTACATCATCAGAAATAGTTTTGAAAAAGCCTAAGCAAGAAACTTCAGCAGTTAATTCATCATCATCTGTAAAG ATGCAGGCACCAAAAGTCAAGGTTGCTGATAAGATCACGGCCCTTCAACAAATCGTGTCTCCATTTGGAAAG ACTGATACAGCTTCAGTACTATATGAAGCGATTCAGTACATTAAGTTCCTCCAAGACCAAGTGCAGGTG CTATTGAGTAGCCCTTATTTGAAGACAAATCCGCATAAG CAGGATCCATGGGGAAAATTGGATCAAATTAGGGGAGATCATCACCCAAAGGTGGATCTGAAGAGCAGAGGCCTATGCTTGGTGCCTACGTCATGTACGCCCCCGGTTTATCGTGAAAATACAGGATCAGACTACTGGACACCAACATACAGAGGCTGTTTGTATAGATAA
- the LOC133709055 gene encoding eukaryotic translation initiation factor 5B-like translates to MVMYENVYGFSQSCDFRSATLFANEAPDPALHYLGVDFALNALSVAAEGAENPVTAKQKQEADKLERYRKQIGVPPPVPATEEENDHKGPSKRPMYHHKKKKCMRTNRKIQVGNVAEEKSLQVVHEYSVEEIRIVEDDKGNEWDPYSWEDQAPISSGTEKLRETEVEVEVEVDTKKDADVEGPSSVSAVEESEEENFLRSPICCVMGHVDAGKTKLLDCIRGTNVQKGEAGGITQQIGATYLPAENIQERIKELKAADDKHMKVPGLLLIDTPGHEPFTKLRSRGSGLCDIAVLVVDIMDGLKPQTIESLNLLKSRNTEFIVALNKVDRLNGWKPCPNAPIIKPMKQQSQDVKNEFNMRVVQIVTQFKEQGINTKLNVDENKRMRETYSIVPISAKSGEGIPDLLSLMVYWTQKSMTEKLTYSNEVQCTVLEVKYVEGLGTTIDVILVNGVLRRGDQIVVCGNHGTPIVTRIQSLLTPEPNTVQTGQTGRNRLVNMVWLRFFSVKI, encoded by the exons ATGGTAATGTACGAAA ATGTCTATGGCTTCAGTCAAAGTTGTGATTTTCGTAGCGCAACTCTCTTTGCAAATGAAGCACCTGACCCGGCCCTCCATTACCTTGGTGTCGATTTCGCACTCAACGCTTTGTCCGTGGCTGCAGAAGGGGCAG AAAATCCTGTTACTGCCAAGCAGAAACAAGAAGCAGACAAGTTAGAGAGGTATCGAAAACAGATAGGGGTTCCACCTCCTGTTCCTGCCACTGAGGAGGAGAATGATCACAAAGGGCCTTCCAAAAGACCCATGTATCAtcacaagaagaagaagtgtaTGAGGACAAATCGGAAAATTCAAGTTGGGAATGTAGCGGAGGAAAAATCACTTCAAGTTGTGCATGAGTACTCTGTGGAAGAGATTAGAATCGTAGAAGATGACAAAGGCAATGAATGGGATCCCTATAGTTGGGAGGATCAGGCACCAATCTCTAGCGGCACAGAGAAGCTAAGAGAAACTGAGGTTGAGGTTGAGGTTGAAGTTGACACGAAGAAAGATGCTGATGTGGAAGGACCGAGTTCAGTTTCTGCTGTTGAAGAGAGTGAAGAAGAGAACTTTCTGCGTTCGCCGATTTGCTGCGTTATGGGGCATGTTGATGCTGGTAAAACCAAGTTGCTGGATTGCATCCGCGGCACGAATGTTCAGAAAGGTGAGGCTGGTGGTATTACTCAGCAGATTGGTGCAACTTATCTTCCTGCTGAGAACATACAAGAGAGAATCAAGGAGCTGAAAGCTGCTGATGATAAGCACATGAAGGTACCGGGTCTGTTGCTTATTGATACCCCAGGGCATGAGCCATTCACTAAGTTACGGTCACGGGGTTCTGGTTTGTGTGACATTGCTGTTTTGGTTGTTGACATTATGGATGGCTTAAAGCCTCAGACTATAGAGTCACTCAATCTTTTGAAGTCAAGGAATACAGAATTCATTGTTGCATTGAATAAGGTGGACAGACTCAACGGGTGGAAGCCTTGTCCAAATGCACCAATTATCAAGCCAATGAAGCAGCAATCTCAGGATGTGAAAAATGAGTTCAATATGAGAGTCGTGCAGATTGTCACTCAGTTCAAGGAGCAGGGGATTAATACTAAATTGAACGTCGATGAGAACAAACGGATGAGGGAAACATACAGCATTGTACCTATTAGTGCCAAGAGTGGTGAAGGCATCCCAGATTTGTTGTCGCTGATGGTTTATTGGACCCAGAAATCTATGACAGAGAAACTGACTTACAGCAATGAAGTGCAGTGTACAGTGTTGGAGGTCAAGTATGTTGAAGGCCTTGGGACAACAATTGATGTTATATTGGTTAATGGGGTGCTTCGCCGTGGAGATCAAATAGTTGTTTGTGGTAACCATGGTACTCCTATTGTTACTAGGATTCAATCTTTGTTGACCCCAGAGCCGAACACGGTACAAACCGGCCAAACTGGTCGAAACCGACTGgtaaatatggtttggttaagaTTTTTTAGCGTTAAAATATGA
- the LOC133710280 gene encoding transcription factor bHLH110 isoform X2, protein MAAADQCRLDKTGNCVAISSSTQPNWWNHDHLHAAAAAAAAGSHLSASSWPWHQQQQQPNPNSNSSCDEDVSMSSTSFTNASNHSSLSVDSSRRLVDQRSASPNDYLNNIGEQVSDNQIWRQVLLSVGNNDLNSSMTHDVGENFLDALSSKNLSNTAMYEPACDYLKKLDNASSNWEFTNSSSAAATMHASNLNNFERQININGSFSSENLSNLVSTWSIAPPEPQVANSPFFNLPQVSCYGANNNLMKVESAAQLAGANLHGRPFSSDNGSNIDLIGLNNTMAADDSYYGSGNGLVMPDSYSSSNSARNFTDVISFNSRLGKPLMDHSHHAQKPSNFKSLINLSDNTSKKQGLQTSSPTRMSGRGQGTANESTGKKKRTDESSTSSEIVLKKPKQETSAVNSSSSVKMQAPKVKVADKITALQQIVSPFGKTDTASVLYEAIQYIKFLQDQVQVLLSSPYLKTNPHKDPWGKLDQIRGDHHPKVDLKSRGLCLVPTSCTPPVYRENTGSDYWTPTYRGCLYR, encoded by the exons ATGGCAGCTGCTGACCAATGCCGACTCGACAAAACTGGAAATTGTGTTGCCATCTCTTCCTCTACACAACCAAACTGGTGGAATCATGATCACCTCCATGCAGCAGCTGCAGCTGCCGCTGCCGGCTCTCATCTCTCGGCTTCTTCGTGGCCGTGgcaccagcagcagcagcagccaaACCCTAACTCCAACTCTTCTTGCGATGAGGATGTTTCAATGTCCAGTACTTCCTTTACCAATGCCTCCAACCACTCCAGCCTCAGCGTTGATTCCTCTCGCAGACTCGTTGATCAGCGTTCTGCTTCGCCCAACGACTACTTGAATAATATTGGAGAACAGGTTTCTGATAATCAAATATGGAGACAAGTTCTATT AAGCGTCGGAAACAATGATTTGAACAGCAGTATGACTCATGATGTAGGAGAGAACTTCCTTGATGCACTATCATCCAAGAACTTGTCAAATACTGCTATGTACGAACCTGCTTGTGATTACTTGAAGAAATTGGACAACGCTAGTAGCAATTGGGAGTTCACTAACTCATCATCAGCTGCAGCTACTATGCATGCATCTAATCTCAACAATTTCGAAAGGCAAATCAACATTAATGGATCGTTTAGCAGCGAGAACTTGTCTAATCTAGTCAGCACCTGGTCCATTGCGCCACCTGAACCACAAGTAGCCAACAGCCCTTTCTTCAATCTTCCTCAAGTGTCATGTTACGGTGCTAATAATAATTTGATGAAAGTTGAAAGTGCAGCACAATTAGCTGGAGCAAACTTGCATGGAAGGCCATTTAGTTCTGATAATGGGAGCAATATTGACTTGATTGGCCTCAACAACACAATGGCTGCAGATGATAGCTACTATGGATCCGGAAATGGTTTAGTGATGCCCGATTCGTACTCTTCATCCAACAGTGCTAGAAATTTCACAGATGTCATATCTTTTAACAGTCGATTAGGCAAGCCGTTGATGGATCATAGTCACCATGCACAAAAGCCGAGTAACTTCAAATCTTTGATCAACTTATCTGATAACACTTCAAAGAAGCAAGGCCTCCAAACTTCTTCGCCG ACAAGAATGAGTGGAAGAGGACAAGGAACTGCAAATGAATCCACAGGGAAGAAGAAACGAACAGATGAGAGTAGTACATCATCAGAAATAGTTTTGAAAAAGCCTAAGCAAGAAACTTCAGCAGTTAATTCATCATCATCTGTAAAG ATGCAGGCACCAAAAGTCAAGGTTGCTGATAAGATCACGGCCCTTCAACAAATCGTGTCTCCATTTGGAAAG ACTGATACAGCTTCAGTACTATATGAAGCGATTCAGTACATTAAGTTCCTCCAAGACCAAGTGCAGGTG CTATTGAGTAGCCCTTATTTGAAGACAAATCCGCATAAG GATCCATGGGGAAAATTGGATCAAATTAGGGGAGATCATCACCCAAAGGTGGATCTGAAGAGCAGAGGCCTATGCTTGGTGCCTACGTCATGTACGCCCCCGGTTTATCGTGAAAATACAGGATCAGACTACTGGACACCAACATACAGAGGCTGTTTGTATAGATAA
- the LOC133710280 gene encoding transcription factor bHLH110 isoform X3, protein MAAADQCRLDKTGNCVAISSSTQPNWWNHDHLHAAAAAAAAGSHLSASSWPWHQQQQQPNPNSNSSCDEDVSMSSTSFTNASNHSSLSVDSSRRLVDQRSASPNDYLNNIGEQVSDNQIWRQVLLSVGNNDLNSSMTHDVGENFLDALSSKNLSNTAMYEPACDYLKKLDNASSNWEFTNSSSAAATMHASNLNNFERQININGSFSSENLSNLVSTWSIAPPEPQVANSPFFNLPQVSCYGANNNLMKVESAAQLAGANLHGRPFSSDNGSNIDLIGLNNTMAADDSYYGSGNGLVMPDSYSSSNSARNFTDVISFNSRLGKPLMDHSHHAQKPSNFKSLINLSDNTSKKQGLQTSSPTRMSGRGQGTANESTGKKKRTDESSTSSEIVLKKPKQETSAVNSSSSVKAPKVKVADKITALQQIVSPFGKTDTASVLYEAIQYIKFLQDQVQVLLSSPYLKTNPHKQDPWGKLDQIRGDHHPKVDLKSRGLCLVPTSCTPPVYRENTGSDYWTPTYRGCLYR, encoded by the exons ATGGCAGCTGCTGACCAATGCCGACTCGACAAAACTGGAAATTGTGTTGCCATCTCTTCCTCTACACAACCAAACTGGTGGAATCATGATCACCTCCATGCAGCAGCTGCAGCTGCCGCTGCCGGCTCTCATCTCTCGGCTTCTTCGTGGCCGTGgcaccagcagcagcagcagccaaACCCTAACTCCAACTCTTCTTGCGATGAGGATGTTTCAATGTCCAGTACTTCCTTTACCAATGCCTCCAACCACTCCAGCCTCAGCGTTGATTCCTCTCGCAGACTCGTTGATCAGCGTTCTGCTTCGCCCAACGACTACTTGAATAATATTGGAGAACAGGTTTCTGATAATCAAATATGGAGACAAGTTCTATT AAGCGTCGGAAACAATGATTTGAACAGCAGTATGACTCATGATGTAGGAGAGAACTTCCTTGATGCACTATCATCCAAGAACTTGTCAAATACTGCTATGTACGAACCTGCTTGTGATTACTTGAAGAAATTGGACAACGCTAGTAGCAATTGGGAGTTCACTAACTCATCATCAGCTGCAGCTACTATGCATGCATCTAATCTCAACAATTTCGAAAGGCAAATCAACATTAATGGATCGTTTAGCAGCGAGAACTTGTCTAATCTAGTCAGCACCTGGTCCATTGCGCCACCTGAACCACAAGTAGCCAACAGCCCTTTCTTCAATCTTCCTCAAGTGTCATGTTACGGTGCTAATAATAATTTGATGAAAGTTGAAAGTGCAGCACAATTAGCTGGAGCAAACTTGCATGGAAGGCCATTTAGTTCTGATAATGGGAGCAATATTGACTTGATTGGCCTCAACAACACAATGGCTGCAGATGATAGCTACTATGGATCCGGAAATGGTTTAGTGATGCCCGATTCGTACTCTTCATCCAACAGTGCTAGAAATTTCACAGATGTCATATCTTTTAACAGTCGATTAGGCAAGCCGTTGATGGATCATAGTCACCATGCACAAAAGCCGAGTAACTTCAAATCTTTGATCAACTTATCTGATAACACTTCAAAGAAGCAAGGCCTCCAAACTTCTTCGCCG ACAAGAATGAGTGGAAGAGGACAAGGAACTGCAAATGAATCCACAGGGAAGAAGAAACGAACAGATGAGAGTAGTACATCATCAGAAATAGTTTTGAAAAAGCCTAAGCAAGAAACTTCAGCAGTTAATTCATCATCATCTGTAAAG GCACCAAAAGTCAAGGTTGCTGATAAGATCACGGCCCTTCAACAAATCGTGTCTCCATTTGGAAAG ACTGATACAGCTTCAGTACTATATGAAGCGATTCAGTACATTAAGTTCCTCCAAGACCAAGTGCAGGTG CTATTGAGTAGCCCTTATTTGAAGACAAATCCGCATAAG CAGGATCCATGGGGAAAATTGGATCAAATTAGGGGAGATCATCACCCAAAGGTGGATCTGAAGAGCAGAGGCCTATGCTTGGTGCCTACGTCATGTACGCCCCCGGTTTATCGTGAAAATACAGGATCAGACTACTGGACACCAACATACAGAGGCTGTTTGTATAGATAA